One window of the Anaeromyxobacter dehalogenans 2CP-C genome contains the following:
- a CDS encoding DUF6448 family protein produces MNPKKLLAPLSLALAALLLPTGARAHCDTLDGPVVVAAKAALDSGKLSPVLAWVQPADEAEIKAAFAKARAARKAGGDAREVADTWFLETLVRVHRAGEGAPFTGLKPAGGDLDPAVAAMDRAIAKGDPAEVERLLQAAVHQGLEKHWTRLAAEKAPADDVNAGRRWVAAYVPLVHWAEGVNAAATKGGAHAGHAQAGAADPHAAHAAPAADPHAAHGRAPAKAPVKPAADAKHAH; encoded by the coding sequence GTGAACCCGAAGAAGCTGCTCGCCCCCCTCTCCCTCGCGCTCGCCGCGCTGCTCCTCCCGACCGGCGCCCGCGCGCACTGCGACACCCTCGACGGCCCGGTGGTGGTGGCCGCGAAGGCCGCGCTCGACTCCGGCAAGCTGTCCCCCGTGCTGGCGTGGGTGCAGCCCGCCGACGAGGCCGAGATCAAGGCCGCGTTCGCGAAGGCCCGCGCCGCGCGCAAGGCCGGCGGCGACGCCCGCGAGGTCGCCGACACCTGGTTCCTCGAGACGCTGGTCCGCGTGCACCGCGCCGGCGAGGGCGCGCCGTTCACGGGCCTCAAGCCCGCCGGCGGCGACCTCGACCCCGCCGTCGCCGCCATGGACCGCGCCATCGCGAAGGGCGATCCGGCCGAGGTGGAGCGGCTGCTCCAGGCGGCGGTGCACCAGGGCCTGGAGAAGCACTGGACCCGGCTGGCCGCCGAGAAGGCGCCCGCGGACGACGTGAACGCCGGCCGCCGCTGGGTGGCCGCCTACGTGCCGCTCGTGCACTGGGCCGAGGGCGTGAACGCCGCCGCCACGAAGGGTGGTGCCCACGCCGGGCACGCCCAGGCCGGCGCCGCGGATCCGCACGCCGCCCACGCGGCGCCCGCGGCCGACCCGCACGCCGCGCACGGCCGGGCGCCCGCCAAGGCCCCCGTGAAGCCGGCTGCGGACGCGAAGCACGCGCACTAA
- a CDS encoding OsmC family protein: MTQHVKAAIEGLAAAVTAEPHRARATFRATTISEGAGLATRSVVRGFEVPLDEPRELGGTDTGPNPVEAVLAALGSCQAIVYRALAAAQGLQLERVEVVATGVLDVRGFLGAAPVSPGFERVTFRTRLTSPEPLERLRALARQVEAQCPVLDVLQRPLDVRGELELVSIPAAGRAA, from the coding sequence ATGACCCAGCACGTGAAGGCGGCGATCGAGGGGCTCGCGGCGGCGGTGACCGCGGAGCCGCACAGGGCGCGCGCGACGTTCCGCGCGACGACGATCTCGGAGGGCGCGGGGCTCGCCACCCGCTCGGTGGTGCGCGGCTTCGAGGTGCCCCTCGACGAGCCGCGCGAGCTCGGCGGCACCGACACCGGGCCGAACCCGGTGGAGGCGGTGCTCGCGGCGCTGGGGAGCTGCCAGGCCATCGTCTACCGCGCCCTCGCCGCGGCGCAGGGGCTCCAGCTCGAGCGCGTCGAGGTCGTGGCGACCGGGGTGCTGGACGTGCGCGGCTTCCTGGGCGCGGCGCCGGTGTCGCCCGGGTTCGAGCGCGTGACGTTCCGGACCCGGCTCACGTCCCCCGAGCCGCTGGAGCGGCTCCGCGCGCTCGCCCGCCAGGTGGAGGCGCAGTGCCCGGTGCTGGACGTGCTGCAGCGGCCGCTGGACGTGCGCGGCGAGCTGGAGCTCGTGTCGATCCCCGCCGCCGGCCGCGCGGCCTGA
- the dmeF gene encoding CDF family Co(II)/Ni(II) efflux transporter DmeF, whose product MHLEDLGPWKHGHAFGTAVEASGERRTRWVVALTLAMMVGEIAAGMMFGSMALLADGWHMGTHAAALGVAAFAYAYARRHAADPRYSFGTGKVGALGGFASAVGLAVVALLVLGESAVRLASPVAIRFDQAIGVAVLGLLVNLFSAFLLRDEDHGHAHGHGDHDHDHDHDDHDHGHHGHHAHHDGEHAHAHPDHGHAEHRDHNLRAAYLHVLADALTSVLAIVALLAGRVLGWTWMDPVMGIVGALVIARWSVGLLRDTGAVLLDAEVGEGRRTAIRAALEQGEDRVADLHLWRVGPRHLAAIVSVVSTAPRAPAEYKERLRAFPDVVHLTVEVHACELPGARAAR is encoded by the coding sequence ATGCACCTCGAGGATCTCGGACCCTGGAAGCACGGACACGCGTTCGGCACGGCGGTGGAGGCGAGCGGCGAGCGGCGCACCCGCTGGGTGGTGGCGCTCACGCTCGCCATGATGGTCGGCGAGATCGCCGCCGGCATGATGTTCGGCTCGATGGCGCTGCTCGCCGACGGCTGGCACATGGGGACGCACGCGGCGGCGCTCGGCGTGGCGGCGTTCGCCTACGCCTACGCGCGGCGGCACGCCGCCGACCCGCGCTACAGCTTCGGCACCGGCAAGGTCGGCGCGCTCGGCGGGTTCGCGAGCGCGGTCGGCCTGGCGGTGGTGGCGCTGCTCGTGCTCGGCGAGAGCGCCGTCCGGCTCGCCTCGCCGGTCGCGATCCGCTTCGACCAGGCGATCGGCGTCGCGGTGCTGGGCCTGCTCGTGAACCTGTTCAGCGCGTTCCTGCTGCGCGACGAGGACCACGGCCACGCGCACGGCCACGGCGATCACGATCACGACCACGACCACGACGACCACGACCACGGCCACCACGGCCATCACGCGCACCACGACGGCGAGCACGCTCACGCGCACCCCGACCACGGCCACGCCGAGCACCGGGACCACAACCTGCGCGCCGCCTACCTGCACGTGCTCGCCGACGCGCTCACCTCGGTGCTCGCCATCGTGGCGCTGCTCGCGGGGCGGGTGCTCGGCTGGACCTGGATGGACCCGGTGATGGGGATCGTCGGCGCGCTGGTGATCGCGCGCTGGTCGGTGGGCCTGCTCCGCGACACCGGCGCGGTGCTGCTCGACGCGGAGGTGGGGGAGGGACGGCGCACCGCCATCCGCGCCGCGCTGGAGCAGGGCGAGGATCGGGTGGCGGACCTGCACCTGTGGCGCGTGGGGCCGCGCCACCTCGCCGCGATCGTCTCGGTGGTCTCGACCGCGCCGCGCGCGCCCGCCGAGTACAAGGAGCGGCTGCGCGCGTTCCCGGACGTGGTGCACCTGACGGTCGAGGTCCACGCCTGCGAGCTGCCCGGCGCGCGGGCCGCGCGCTGA
- a CDS encoding hemerythrin domain-containing protein — protein sequence MTAQEAGPRDAGPISRFLSDDHLRLHGLLARAVADPAAIDRGPYDAFRGGLLRHIALEEKVLLPAAREAQGGEPLPLARRLRVEHGAIASLLVPTPTHALVAEIRKILDPHNLLEEAPDGLYATCDGLLAARADELVARMAAYPAVKVAAYNDGPRVLRTAEAALEQSAKQAEARSGPR from the coding sequence GTGACCGCGCAAGAGGCGGGTCCGCGCGACGCAGGTCCGATCTCGCGGTTCCTCTCCGACGACCACCTGCGCCTGCACGGGCTCCTCGCCCGGGCGGTCGCCGATCCGGCCGCCATCGACCGCGGGCCCTACGACGCGTTCCGCGGCGGCCTGCTGCGCCACATCGCGCTGGAGGAGAAGGTGCTGCTCCCGGCCGCGCGCGAGGCGCAGGGCGGCGAGCCGCTCCCGCTGGCGCGGCGCCTGCGCGTCGAGCACGGCGCCATCGCCTCGCTCCTCGTCCCCACGCCGACGCACGCGCTGGTGGCCGAGATCCGCAAGATCCTCGACCCGCACAACCTGCTGGAGGAGGCGCCGGACGGCCTCTACGCCACCTGCGACGGGCTGCTCGCCGCCCGCGCGGACGAGCTCGTCGCGCGGATGGCCGCGTACCCCGCGGTGAAGGTGGCCGCGTACAACGACGGGCCGCGCGTGCTGCGCACCGCCGAGGCGGCGCTGGAGCAGTCGGCGAAGCAGGCCGAGGCGCGGTCCGGCCCGCGGTGA
- a CDS encoding TetR/AcrR family transcriptional regulator: protein MPRSSTPRSARKPAPDRRREIADAALRVIAAQGAAHFTSLAIAREVGVSDAALFRHFPTKDAIAAAAIDRMEELLFEGFPPEAADPVARLGAFFRQRVAVIRANPAIARVFASDDVGLVGDGAGAARLEAFRRRSTAFVRGCLVEASLAGALSPAAAIEETQVLVLGALLALAHSPGAASRPPELVERVWRTLETFMRRPDGRAPAAERRPPRAPRTRRTGER from the coding sequence GTGCCGAGGTCCTCCACCCCACGCAGCGCGCGCAAGCCCGCGCCGGATCGCCGCCGCGAGATCGCCGACGCCGCCCTGCGCGTGATCGCCGCCCAGGGCGCCGCCCACTTCACCTCGCTCGCCATCGCGCGCGAGGTGGGCGTCTCCGACGCGGCGCTGTTCCGCCACTTCCCGACCAAGGACGCGATCGCCGCGGCCGCCATCGACCGGATGGAGGAGCTGCTGTTCGAGGGCTTCCCGCCGGAGGCGGCGGATCCCGTGGCGCGGCTGGGCGCGTTCTTCCGGCAGCGCGTCGCGGTCATCCGGGCCAACCCGGCCATCGCGCGCGTGTTCGCCTCCGACGACGTGGGCCTGGTGGGCGACGGCGCCGGGGCCGCGCGCCTCGAGGCGTTCCGCCGCCGGTCCACCGCGTTCGTGCGCGGCTGCCTCGTCGAGGCGAGCCTCGCGGGCGCGCTCTCGCCCGCGGCGGCGATCGAGGAGACCCAGGTGCTGGTGCTCGGCGCGCTGCTCGCGCTGGCCCACTCCCCCGGCGCGGCCAGCCGCCCCCCCGAGCTCGTCGAGCGTGTCTGGCGCACGCTCGAGACCTTCATGCGCCGGCCCGACGGCCGCGCGCCCGCCGCGGAGCGCCGTCCTCCGCGGGCCCCCCGGACCCGACGGACAGGTGAAAGGTGA